From the genome of Isachenkonia alkalipeptolytica, one region includes:
- the cobJ gene encoding precorrin-3B C(17)-methyltransferase: MKKGKIYAVGIGPGSREHRTLRAVEAIKESTGIVGYKTYIPLIEDLIEDQQVHRLGMKHEVERCEKALSLALQGKTVSLISSGDAGIYAMAGILFEVIEKNNALGKVNIEVVSGVTASSAAAASLGAPIMHDHVSISLSDLLTPWSVIEKHLDLAGQGDFVISLYNPKSKGRPKHLQNATEILLRHRRKDTPVGIVINAKREGESVKITTLEALPTEEVNMFTMVLIGNSNTKILGDFLVTPRGYDL; encoded by the coding sequence TTGAAAAAAGGAAAAATTTATGCCGTGGGAATCGGCCCGGGATCCCGGGAACACCGAACCCTTAGAGCCGTAGAAGCCATAAAAGAAAGTACGGGAATTGTGGGTTACAAAACCTACATCCCTTTAATAGAAGATTTAATCGAAGATCAACAGGTGCATCGCCTGGGAATGAAACATGAAGTGGAGCGGTGTGAAAAAGCCCTGAGTCTCGCATTACAAGGGAAGACCGTATCCTTAATCAGCAGCGGGGATGCAGGAATATACGCCATGGCGGGGATTTTATTTGAAGTAATCGAAAAAAACAACGCCCTGGGAAAGGTGAATATTGAAGTGGTTTCCGGGGTTACGGCATCCTCCGCCGCCGCGGCAAGCCTTGGTGCACCGATTATGCATGACCATGTATCCATTAGCTTAAGCGATTTGTTGACCCCCTGGAGTGTAATTGAAAAACACCTGGATCTTGCTGGACAGGGAGATTTCGTCATTAGTTTATACAATCCGAAAAGCAAAGGACGTCCGAAGCACCTTCAAAACGCGACGGAAATTTTACTCCGGCATCGTAGGAAAGATACCCCTGTGGGCATTGTAATCAATGCCAAGCGAGAGGGCGAATCCGTAAAGATCACCACCTTGGAGGCTTTACCTACAGAAGAAGTGAATATGTTTACGATGGTTCTGATCGGAAACAGCAACACCAAAATCCTTGGAGATTTTTTAGTGACTCCCCGAGGTTATGACCTATGA
- a CDS encoding cobalt-precorrin 5A hydrolase, with the protein MSWGIITLTQNSLHLGLRVKDSLKDNGTLYAPEKIINSYRNEIIESIDQPFKSFVKSIYQKHQGMIFIMAAGIVVRSLEGLLEHKSKDPGVIVMDEKGEFIIPILSGHLGGANEMAIVLAEKLKATPVITTASDVQGKMAVDMLAKKLGFAFVDFNAATKLSGKIVNDEKVVVFTEVPLPDWVEKYFPVLRCSKEQLPDKVQEHSGGAIIVSSRNLGKELGSKPVRKHKSERESKKDNGQESEQAGEEGNEQGSKQAWEHKFNSAYRIQLYPKNLILGIGARKNVSASHVRRSIEAVLKDFGYSALSIKHFATVDVKEKEPGILEGIKEFNRPLKIISREEIKTVEGSFEGSNFVKETLGILAVAEPAAYLSSTKDGEFIFGKRKIEGLTLALWKENCH; encoded by the coding sequence ATGAGTTGGGGAATTATTACGCTGACTCAAAACAGTCTTCATTTAGGACTTCGGGTTAAGGATTCATTAAAAGATAACGGTACCCTTTACGCTCCGGAGAAGATTATTAATTCCTATAGAAATGAGATTATAGAATCCATAGACCAGCCTTTTAAATCTTTCGTCAAGTCCATCTACCAAAAGCACCAGGGCATGATTTTCATTATGGCCGCAGGGATTGTGGTTCGAAGCCTGGAGGGCCTATTAGAGCATAAATCCAAGGACCCCGGGGTGATTGTAATGGATGAGAAGGGAGAATTTATTATCCCAATCCTCTCGGGACATTTAGGAGGGGCTAACGAAATGGCCATCGTGCTGGCAGAAAAACTGAAAGCCACACCGGTAATTACCACCGCTTCCGATGTTCAAGGGAAAATGGCTGTGGATATGCTGGCTAAGAAGTTAGGTTTTGCATTCGTCGATTTTAACGCCGCAACGAAACTAAGCGGAAAAATTGTAAATGATGAAAAAGTAGTGGTATTTACAGAGGTCCCTTTACCGGATTGGGTAGAAAAGTACTTTCCCGTCCTTCGTTGTAGTAAGGAACAGTTGCCGGATAAGGTCCAGGAGCACTCCGGCGGTGCAATCATCGTCAGTAGTCGGAACTTGGGAAAGGAGCTTGGAAGCAAACCTGTAAGAAAACATAAAAGTGAACGGGAAAGCAAAAAAGATAATGGACAGGAAAGCGAGCAAGCAGGTGAAGAAGGAAATGAACAAGGAAGTAAACAAGCTTGGGAGCATAAATTTAACAGTGCTTATAGGATTCAGTTGTATCCGAAGAACTTAATCCTAGGCATCGGCGCCCGTAAAAATGTTTCCGCCAGCCATGTACGCCGAAGCATTGAAGCGGTACTAAAGGACTTCGGCTACAGTGCATTAAGCATTAAACATTTTGCCACAGTGGATGTGAAAGAAAAGGAACCGGGTATTCTAGAGGGAATTAAAGAATTTAATCGACCCTTAAAAATCATCTCCCGGGAGGAAATAAAAACCGTGGAAGGGAGTTTTGAAGGTTCGAACTTTGTCAAAGAAACCCTTGGAATTTTGGCGGTGGCTGAACCTGCAGCCTATCTTTCCTCGACAAAGGACGGAGAGTTTATCTTTGGAAAAAGGAAAATTGAGGGGCTGACCTTAGCTCTTTGGAAGGAGAACTGTCATTGA
- the cobK gene encoding precorrin-6A reductase has protein sequence MIWIAAGTEEGRRIAKALAEKDQEIMVSVTTEYGGSLLRRELENVRIIDRALDYQSMGKIIKEFPITKIVDATHPYADLVSKNLIALAEKNVISYIRYERPSLKELIQKEIPEHEKDHILWVKNTGDAVEALNKSRGKVLLTMGSKTLGDYLKGLDSSRIYARLLPVAKVMEKCRALGLPPGQILGMQGPFSTEFNRATLKEFNIESLVTKDSGLTGGVREKILGALETKVQIIIIERPGVVYPRVFSDMEALMKEL, from the coding sequence ATGATTTGGATAGCCGCCGGTACCGAAGAAGGGCGACGGATTGCGAAGGCCTTGGCAGAAAAAGACCAAGAAATTATGGTCAGTGTCACCACGGAATACGGAGGTTCTCTTTTACGAAGGGAGCTGGAGAATGTAAGGATCATCGATCGTGCCCTGGATTATCAGTCAATGGGAAAAATCATAAAGGAGTTTCCCATAACAAAGATTGTTGACGCCACCCATCCCTATGCGGATCTGGTTTCAAAGAATTTGATTGCATTGGCCGAGAAAAACGTTATATCCTATATCCGCTACGAGCGCCCCTCCCTTAAAGAGCTGATTCAAAAGGAAATACCGGAACATGAAAAAGATCATATTTTATGGGTGAAGAACACTGGGGATGCCGTTGAAGCATTAAACAAAAGTCGGGGAAAGGTACTGCTGACCATGGGAAGCAAAACCCTGGGAGATTACCTGAAGGGTTTGGATTCCTCAAGAATTTATGCCCGGCTCCTGCCGGTGGCGAAGGTGATGGAAAAATGCAGAGCTTTAGGGCTACCCCCCGGTCAAATACTGGGTATGCAGGGTCCTTTCTCAACAGAGTTTAATCGCGCTACGTTGAAGGAATTCAATATCGAATCCTTGGTCACTAAGGACAGCGGCCTCACGGGAGGGGTCCGGGAAAAAATCCTTGGGGCTCTGGAGACGAAGGTTCAAATAATAATTATTGAAAGACCCGGCGTGGTTTATCCAAGGGTTTTTAGTGATATGGAAGCATTGATGAAAGAACTGTAA